Sequence from the Strix aluco isolate bStrAlu1 chromosome 16, bStrAlu1.hap1, whole genome shotgun sequence genome:
GCAGCCTGCTGCCGCGGAGGTTGGCCCCGAGCCCCGCAGCCTGGTGCTCCTCGCCCGCCGGAAGGCCGCCTCCCGCCTGCTGGCGCTGCCCCGcggcccgccgcggcccccggaGGGGATGGAGCCGCAGCTGCAGGCGGAGGCGCAGCTGCTGCTGAGCCGTCTGcgggaggaggggcaggaggtcgAGCCGGCTGGGGAGGCCGCGGAGCGGCTGCGCTGGCTGTCCGGTGTCCTGgagcagctcccccagccccgggccTTTGAGGTGGTGGCGGCGGCGCTGCTGTTGCTGAGGCGGGGGAGTGGCGCTGAGCAGGCTGGAGGCAGGGGTCGGGATGGGAGCAGCCTAGACGGAAACCAGGCGAGTGCAGCAGGAGAGGAATGCGTTGCCGGGCCCCTGCTTTCCTGGCTGCTGGGGAGCTTGGAGCGATTTTCTGccttctgccttttcctcccaGGCTCCCTTCTTGCCTCCCTGGCTGGCCACTATTCCCAGTTAAGCAGACCTTATTTGGACCTCTTAACCGTCTGGGGAAGCCATTTGCTCTATGACCCATTGCAGGGACGGTGGGTTAAAAGTTGTCTTGACAAAGCTCAATTGTCCTGGGAGGAGCTGAGGGAGCGCTTCAGCTGCCTCTGTCAGGGATCTGCGCTGCTCAGGGGACAGACCCAAGCTGCTCTGAAACTCCTGAAGGCACAGGATGGAGACTTTAAGGTCCGTGGCCTAAGTGTGTGGACTGACATACTGATGGAAGTAGAGGAATCTCTGAGGAAAGAAGCAGAGTGCTAATGTGTGAACGCAGAAGCAACATGAGAACTTATGAAATCCAGCAAATCTGCTTAACTATTTGATGTGAAAGGCAAGAAAACCATACTTCACTTTGCGTTGAAAACCAAGCGTAGTGACTGCTGATCACATTGTTCATGACTGCATGTGAAGTCTGTCAGGGAGGCCTAGTGATTTCTTGTGATTGCACTGTTAAT
This genomic interval carries:
- the FANCF gene encoding Fanconi anemia group F protein — translated: MEVVLEQVEQLPALLAVSRSALVRDWDSLTLDRALEWARYFQHLHDRFRTRPRLREALGRRLRRGQPGPLLSFPQLGRCPQLLGLALLENRALPPAACRRLLHSLLQPAAAEVGPEPRSLVLLARRKAASRLLALPRGPPRPPEGMEPQLQAEAQLLLSRLREEGQEVEPAGEAAERLRWLSGVLEQLPQPRAFEVVAAALLLLRRGSGAEQAGGRGRDGSSLDGNQASAAGEECVAGPLLSWLLGSLERFSAFCLFLPGSLLASLAGHYSQLSRPYLDLLTVWGSHLLYDPLQGRWVKSCLDKAQLSWEELRERFSCLCQGSALLRGQTQAALKLLKAQDGDFKVRGLSVWTDILMEVEESLRKEAEC